In Desulfatibacillum aliphaticivorans DSM 15576, one genomic interval encodes:
- a CDS encoding YkgJ family cysteine cluster protein: MTVNSSKSPDAPRTSCIQCGSCCTKGGPALHKQDMDIMRRGVIMPQHLFSLRVGEKVYENVVGAVAPSREEMVKIKGKPGSWTCLFFNEEEKNCGIYQDRPMECRALACWDTSAIEAVYAKDRLTRFDLVGPQDAVRKFMDAHEKRCSHREMARLIGLLSSEQAEKAANQILDMVLYENDMRAMLVQKAGLKNEHLDFLFGRPLQEALKGYGLEVKNIRGKLALFPVGNNP; encoded by the coding sequence TTGACCGTTAATTCCAGCAAATCTCCGGACGCCCCCAGGACATCCTGCATCCAGTGCGGCTCGTGCTGCACCAAAGGCGGCCCCGCGCTTCACAAGCAGGACATGGACATCATGCGGCGGGGCGTTATTATGCCCCAGCACTTGTTTAGCTTGCGCGTGGGCGAAAAGGTGTACGAAAACGTGGTGGGCGCCGTGGCTCCTTCTCGGGAGGAAATGGTCAAGATCAAGGGCAAGCCCGGATCGTGGACCTGCCTTTTTTTTAACGAAGAGGAAAAAAACTGCGGCATCTACCAGGATCGCCCCATGGAGTGCCGAGCCCTGGCCTGCTGGGACACTTCAGCCATTGAAGCGGTGTACGCCAAGGACCGCCTGACGCGATTTGACCTGGTCGGCCCTCAGGACGCCGTCCGAAAATTCATGGACGCCCACGAAAAAAGGTGCTCGCACCGGGAAATGGCGCGATTGATCGGGCTCTTGTCTTCAGAACAGGCGGAAAAAGCCGCCAACCAGATTCTGGACATGGTGCTGTACGAGAACGACATGCGGGCCATGCTGGTGCAAAAGGCCGGGCTTAAAAACGAACACCTGGATTTTTTGTTCGGCAGGCCCTTACAGGAAGCCCTGAAAGGCTACGGCCTGGAGGTGAAAAACATCCGGGGCAAGTTGGCCTTATTTCCGGTGGGGAATAATCCTTAA
- a CDS encoding cohesin domain-containing protein has product MFYRILTWVAPLLLICAVECGYSGELSINSCEGNMGAAVSFAVSVNNAPNDLQALIMDVRYDPDAMTFTGYDRGGLAVSGYPMMIVNEYQPGVIRVGAVDPIGSGVIEGESGDFLHLNFQVTGNKESAVTFGTLKDDLKGWSVSSGRLYRQDLEQDLDAEQEESANSSERKNATEDESQTPYSQDSEESRSQTAATSALNMETDQNDAGEATNESASAAETSFERPQSNRGVQEIKLSSGKSRTNTPSSLEAKSENFAAPASTSGAANASMKEKIEQIKRIGLDSSDQIANKFSSSRKKNGASSDQTKAGRTRTGGQAENGTAVNNVSSLFVDQAISPEWLARVVAVLLILSMSMVAALLLVLGGILFMLILLYRRLGALEKAGMIEYRAPFVIRASPGDHFQAMPQNKATH; this is encoded by the coding sequence ATGTTTTATAGAATCTTAACCTGGGTTGCCCCTTTGCTGCTTATTTGCGCCGTGGAATGCGGATACTCCGGGGAGCTTTCCATTAACTCATGCGAAGGCAATATGGGGGCTGCGGTGTCTTTCGCCGTCTCCGTGAACAACGCTCCAAACGACCTCCAGGCGCTCATCATGGACGTGCGTTACGACCCGGACGCCATGACCTTTACAGGGTATGATCGAGGCGGCCTGGCAGTCTCGGGCTATCCCATGATGATCGTGAACGAATACCAGCCCGGGGTGATTCGCGTCGGCGCTGTTGACCCCATTGGATCCGGCGTCATTGAAGGCGAGTCCGGAGATTTTCTGCATCTGAACTTCCAGGTTACAGGAAACAAAGAGAGTGCTGTTACATTCGGGACTTTAAAGGACGACCTCAAAGGGTGGAGTGTTTCATCAGGCCGCCTGTACAGACAAGACCTTGAACAGGATTTGGATGCAGAGCAGGAGGAAAGTGCGAACTCTTCGGAAAGAAAAAACGCCACGGAGGATGAATCCCAAACTCCATATAGCCAGGACTCGGAAGAAAGCAGATCCCAAACTGCTGCAACCTCCGCCTTAAACATGGAAACCGACCAAAACGATGCGGGAGAGGCAACCAACGAATCCGCATCCGCGGCGGAGACCTCATTTGAAAGGCCGCAATCAAATCGGGGCGTCCAGGAAATAAAACTATCCTCCGGAAAATCCCGAACAAACACCCCCTCTTCGTTGGAGGCTAAGTCAGAAAATTTTGCGGCGCCTGCATCTACCTCCGGCGCGGCAAATGCTTCCATGAAAGAAAAGATTGAGCAGATAAAGCGCATAGGTTTAGACAGTTCAGACCAAATCGCGAACAAGTTTTCGTCTTCGCGCAAGAAAAATGGAGCGTCCTCAGACCAAACCAAAGCAGGCCGCACTCGAACCGGCGGCCAAGCGGAAAACGGGACGGCGGTGAACAACGTGTCCTCGCTTTTTGTGGATCAGGCTATCTCGCCGGAATGGCTTGCCCGGGTTGTGGCGGTGTTATTGATTTTATCCATGTCCATGGTCGCCGCGCTTCTGCTGGTTTTAGGGGGAATCTTGTTTATGCTGATTCTCTTATACAGAAGGCTTGGAGCGCTGGAGAAGGCTGGAATGATTGAATATCGCGCTCCGTTTGTAATTCGGGCAAGTCCAGGGGATCATTTTCAAGCGATGCCGCAGAATAAGGCGACGCATTAA
- a CDS encoding cohesin domain-containing protein, whose amino-acid sequence MQRLAKHFLVLAIIILIAGWQDLYADFQKPEKSGSKDMMSILLKAENAPSGVRAMGLEIHYNPQVLEFEKCERTGLMKKGFSMFGSNIVKPGVLRMGGIDPSADSLPSGVSGDLFILRFKMVGKGSPDFAFKNFKDDIQEWSTRIGPCNADDSPVSGLVLCIDE is encoded by the coding sequence ATGCAACGTTTGGCTAAACACTTTTTGGTCTTAGCGATCATAATCCTAATTGCAGGTTGGCAAGATCTTTATGCCGATTTTCAGAAGCCGGAGAAGTCCGGCTCCAAAGACATGATGTCCATCCTGCTAAAGGCTGAAAACGCGCCTTCCGGCGTCCGGGCCATGGGCCTGGAAATCCATTATAATCCGCAAGTTCTGGAATTTGAGAAATGCGAGCGAACCGGATTGATGAAAAAAGGGTTTTCCATGTTTGGGTCCAATATAGTTAAGCCCGGAGTTCTGCGCATGGGCGGCATTGATCCCTCGGCGGATTCATTACCCTCAGGGGTTAGCGGCGACCTCTTTATTCTCCGCTTCAAAATGGTCGGAAAAGGTTCGCCTGATTTCGCATTCAAGAATTTCAAGGACGACATTCAAGAATGGAGCACAAGAATCGGGCCGTGCAATGCAGACGATTCGCCCGTTTCAGGCTTGGTTTTATGCATTGACGAATAA
- the yidD gene encoding membrane protein insertion efficiency factor YidD: MKGPKKAVKPAAVKLEDSVGEGFMITVYQKILSPVGGARCRMHPSCSRYGRQCFEEYGLLRGYIMTCDRLMRCGRDEIHLSPVLWVDGKKKCLDPVSENVFPLLHDEKCGANHSCQ, translated from the coding sequence ATGAAGGGACCTAAAAAGGCCGTCAAACCCGCAGCCGTCAAACTTGAAGACAGCGTGGGCGAAGGCTTTATGATCACCGTCTACCAGAAAATCCTCTCCCCCGTGGGCGGAGCGCGGTGCAGGATGCATCCCAGCTGCTCGCGCTACGGCAGGCAGTGCTTTGAAGAATACGGCCTCTTAAGGGGCTATATCATGACCTGCGACAGACTCATGCGCTGCGGCCGGGACGAAATCCACCTTTCCCCCGTCCTCTGGGTGGACGGAAAGAAAAAATGCCTGGATCCGGTTTCGGAGAATGTTTTCCCCTTGCTCCATGATGAAAAATGCGGCGCCAACCATTCCTGCCAATGA
- a CDS encoding YkgJ family cysteine cluster protein, with product MAEIKTGRHLLTAGETFNFTCNPQVDCFTNCCRNADMYLYPYDVIRMKNRLGMTSDEFLEKHTYSDYRDNEHFPSVMLKMQKIEGLPCPFLTDEGCTVYEDRPFSCRAYPLEPAVSRVGDYYHTAYFFTVHDHCHGHGQGREWTAEEWIADQNMEDYTVMNSHWVDMDSLFRSNPWGPQGRQSPALKMAAMACFNVDKFKDFVLNSSFLSRFDVPEDRLAKAQASDEDMMLLGFDFVKSFLTGKGPFFPKS from the coding sequence ATGGCGGAAATCAAAACAGGAAGGCATCTTTTAACGGCCGGAGAAACCTTTAATTTTACTTGCAATCCCCAGGTGGACTGCTTTACCAATTGCTGCCGCAACGCGGACATGTACTTATACCCCTACGACGTCATCCGCATGAAAAATCGGCTGGGCATGACCTCGGACGAGTTTTTGGAAAAACACACCTATTCGGATTATCGGGACAACGAGCATTTTCCCAGCGTCATGCTGAAAATGCAAAAGATCGAAGGCCTGCCGTGCCCCTTTTTGACCGATGAAGGCTGCACCGTGTATGAAGACCGGCCTTTTTCGTGCCGGGCCTATCCTTTGGAGCCCGCAGTCTCCCGGGTGGGCGACTATTATCATACGGCCTATTTTTTTACCGTGCACGATCATTGCCACGGCCACGGGCAGGGCAGGGAGTGGACTGCCGAGGAATGGATTGCGGACCAGAATATGGAGGATTACACGGTCATGAACTCCCATTGGGTGGATATGGACTCTTTGTTCCGGTCCAACCCCTGGGGACCCCAGGGCCGTCAGAGCCCAGCCCTGAAAATGGCGGCCATGGCCTGCTTCAACGTGGATAAGTTTAAGGATTTCGTCCTGAACAGTTCGTTTTTAAGCCGCTTTGACGTGCCCGAGGACAGGCTCGCCAAGGCCCAAGCCTCGGACGAGGATATGATGCTTTTGGGATTTGACTTCGTAAAATCCTTCCTCACGGGCAAGGGGCCGTTTTTTCCCAAGAGTTGA
- a CDS encoding D-alanine--D-alanine ligase family protein: MKRLNLALLFGGASAEREVSILSGTEVLNALDKDRFIVRCYDPKIDIPRLVHDAPNIDVAVVMLHGEYGEDGRIQGLLDMLDIPYQGSGVLGSAVSMSKLASKQLYEQAGIKTPPYRVVSPDNRHEAANLADQVGYPLFVKPCMGGSSIGMSLVKGPADLDKALDAGFAEDPVLLLEACVTGVEITGAVLGNDELEALPLIEIVPGEEFAFFEYGAKYEAGKSEEICPARISEEDAQKAMDLSKQAHKALFCKGYSRTDMIIDKDGALHVLETNTIPGMTANSLLPKAAKVAGMDFTALMSRLVDLALEAKGRPGHIEAA, from the coding sequence ATGAAAAGGTTGAATCTCGCCCTCCTATTCGGCGGCGCCTCCGCAGAACGGGAGGTCTCCATTCTTAGCGGCACGGAAGTGCTCAACGCCTTGGACAAAGACCGTTTTATCGTTCGCTGCTACGACCCCAAAATCGACATTCCGCGCCTTGTGCACGACGCTCCCAATATAGACGTCGCCGTGGTCATGCTCCATGGAGAGTATGGCGAGGACGGCCGCATCCAGGGCCTTTTGGACATGCTGGACATCCCTTATCAGGGGTCCGGGGTTTTGGGCAGCGCCGTATCCATGAGCAAACTGGCCTCCAAACAGCTTTATGAGCAAGCTGGGATTAAAACTCCGCCTTACCGTGTGGTCAGCCCGGACAATCGTCATGAGGCTGCAAATCTGGCGGACCAGGTGGGTTACCCCCTGTTCGTCAAACCCTGCATGGGCGGCTCCTCCATAGGCATGAGCCTGGTTAAAGGGCCTGCCGACCTGGACAAGGCGCTGGACGCGGGATTCGCAGAAGATCCGGTCCTGCTTCTGGAAGCCTGCGTCACCGGCGTGGAAATCACCGGCGCCGTGCTTGGCAACGACGAATTGGAAGCCCTGCCGTTAATCGAAATCGTGCCAGGGGAGGAATTCGCCTTTTTTGAATACGGCGCAAAATACGAAGCCGGCAAATCCGAAGAAATCTGCCCGGCCCGCATCAGTGAAGAAGACGCCCAAAAGGCCATGGATCTGTCCAAGCAAGCTCATAAGGCTCTATTCTGCAAGGGATACAGCCGAACGGATATGATTATAGATAAGGACGGGGCGCTGCATGTGCTGGAGACCAACACCATTCCGGGCATGACGGCCAACAGCCTGCTGCCCAAAGCCGCAAAGGTTGCGGGCATGGATTTCACCGCGCTCATGAGCAGGCTGGTCGATCTGGCCCTGGAAGCCAAGGGGCGGCCCGGGCATATTGAAGCGGCTTAA